A single region of the Streptomyces vilmorinianum genome encodes:
- a CDS encoding helix-turn-helix domain-containing protein, protein MTEDERIDAVLDEVGPRLRRIRRERGATLGDLSASTGISVSTLSRLESGQRRPSLELLLPIARAHQVPLDELVGAPPVGDPRVRAKPIVRHGRTMFPLTRQPGGLQAYKVVQEKPHEHPDPRVHEGYEWLYVLSGKLRLVLGEHDVVLGAGEAAEFDTRVPHWFGPTPDGPVEFLSLFGPQGERMHVRARPKKS, encoded by the coding sequence ATGACCGAGGACGAACGCATCGACGCCGTGCTGGACGAAGTCGGCCCGAGGCTGCGCCGCATCCGGCGCGAGCGCGGGGCCACCCTGGGCGATCTCTCCGCCTCCACCGGCATCTCCGTGAGCACGCTCTCCCGCCTGGAGTCCGGGCAGCGCCGGCCCAGCCTGGAGCTGCTGCTTCCCATCGCCCGCGCCCACCAGGTCCCGCTCGACGAGCTCGTCGGCGCGCCGCCGGTCGGCGACCCGCGCGTCCGCGCCAAGCCGATCGTGCGCCACGGCCGCACGATGTTCCCGCTGACCCGCCAGCCGGGCGGCCTCCAGGCGTACAAGGTGGTGCAGGAGAAGCCGCACGAGCATCCGGATCCGCGGGTGCACGAGGGGTACGAATGGCTCTACGTCCTGTCCGGGAAGCTGCGGCTCGTCCTCGGGGAGCACGATGTCGTCCTCGGGGCGGGGGAGGCGGCCGAGTTCGACACGCGCGTCCCGCACTGGTTCGGGCCGACCCCCGACGGGCCGGTGGAGTTCCTGAGCCTCTTCGGGCCGCAGGGTGAGCGGATGCATGTACGGGCCCGCCCGAAGAAGTCCTGA
- a CDS encoding acyl-CoA dehydrogenase family protein, whose product MTDLLYSETEDDLRAAVRSLLADRADPQTLLGRIETPAPYVPGLWKALGGEIGAAGLLVPEKLGGQGASHREAAVVLEELGRAVTPAPYLTSAVIATETLLALDTESGPVAELLAGLAAGRTVAVLALPLSADPDAESPATGTVTGVADAVAADVFLVPRADGLYAVPAAEATVAPQTPLDLTRPLAAVTTDGTGGTRLADSAAAARTAIGRGLLAGAGLLASEQLGLAEWCLEETVRHTRSRYQFNRPVGSFQALKHRMAQLWLEVVNARAAARAAADALATGDPEARLTVAVAQAYCSKVAVHAAEECVQLHGGIGMTWEHPAHLALKRAKSDQIALGSAGRHQDAIAALVGLSAPA is encoded by the coding sequence ATGACGGATCTGCTCTACTCCGAGACCGAGGACGACCTGCGGGCGGCGGTCCGCTCCCTGCTCGCCGACCGGGCCGACCCGCAGACCCTGCTCGGCCGGATCGAGACCCCCGCCCCGTACGTCCCCGGCCTCTGGAAGGCGCTCGGCGGCGAGATCGGCGCGGCCGGACTGCTCGTACCCGAGAAGCTCGGCGGCCAGGGCGCGAGCCACCGCGAGGCGGCCGTGGTCCTGGAGGAGCTGGGTCGCGCGGTGACCCCGGCGCCCTACCTCACCAGCGCGGTGATCGCGACCGAGACGCTGCTCGCGCTCGACACGGAGAGCGGGCCCGTCGCCGAACTGCTCGCCGGTCTCGCGGCCGGCCGCACGGTGGCGGTGCTCGCCCTGCCCCTGTCCGCGGACCCCGACGCCGAGTCGCCCGCCACCGGCACCGTGACCGGTGTCGCCGACGCCGTCGCCGCCGACGTCTTCCTCGTGCCGCGCGCCGACGGCCTCTACGCGGTCCCGGCCGCCGAAGCCACGGTCGCGCCGCAGACCCCGCTCGATCTGACCCGGCCGCTCGCGGCGGTGACCACGGACGGTACGGGCGGCACCCGCCTCGCGGACTCCGCGGCCGCCGCCCGCACGGCGATCGGGCGCGGACTCCTCGCGGGAGCCGGGTTGCTCGCCTCCGAACAGCTCGGGCTCGCCGAGTGGTGCCTGGAGGAGACGGTCCGTCACACGCGTAGCCGGTATCAGTTCAACCGGCCCGTCGGCTCCTTCCAGGCGCTCAAGCACCGGATGGCGCAGCTCTGGCTGGAGGTCGTGAACGCCCGCGCGGCGGCCCGTGCCGCCGCCGACGCGCTGGCCACCGGGGACCCCGAGGCCCGGCTGACCGTGGCCGTGGCCCAGGCGTACTGCTCGAAGGTCGCCGTCCACGCGGCCGAGGAGTGCGTCCAGCTGCACGGCGGCATCGGCATGACCTGGGAGCACCCCGCGCATCTGGCACTGAAGCGGGCCAAGTCCGACCAGATCGCCCTGGGTTCGGCGGGGCGGCACCAGGACGCGATCGCCGCTCTGGTCGGCCTCTCGGCGCCCGCCTGA
- a CDS encoding ABC transporter permease: MSRRLPWGAMARMTGRRALFAVPVLLAVTVAVFAVAAASPFDPVTAYAGTAGLTASQENLDQLRDNLGVDRPLVTRWWEWLTSALHGELGDSSVMRRPVADVIAERIGWSALLAGAAFLLAVALGTGLGVLAGRRRGGLLDRAVSSAAYTLEAAPAFWLGLLAIWFFALKLGALPAGGLTDTADDTVTADQVAGHLVLPALVLGLSQLPWFLLYVRQGVGDALEEDPVRGARARGLRERTVLLGHALRSGMLPMLTLVGSRVPELITGALLVETVFSWPGIAAATVQAATSVDFPLLAALTVLATAAVLLGNLLSDLLYGLAEPRVGFDG; the protein is encoded by the coding sequence GTGAGCCGGCGCCTCCCCTGGGGGGCCATGGCACGGATGACGGGACGGCGGGCCCTGTTCGCCGTCCCCGTCCTCCTCGCCGTCACCGTCGCGGTCTTCGCCGTCGCCGCGGCCTCCCCCTTCGACCCCGTCACGGCGTACGCCGGCACCGCCGGCCTCACCGCCTCGCAGGAGAACCTCGACCAGCTCCGCGACAACCTCGGCGTCGACCGCCCCCTCGTCACCCGCTGGTGGGAGTGGCTCACCTCCGCCCTCCACGGCGAGCTCGGCGACTCCAGCGTCATGCGCCGGCCGGTCGCCGACGTCATCGCCGAGCGGATCGGCTGGTCCGCGCTCCTCGCAGGCGCCGCGTTCCTCCTCGCCGTCGCGCTCGGCACGGGCCTCGGCGTCCTCGCCGGACGCCGCCGCGGCGGCCTCCTCGACCGGGCCGTCAGCTCCGCCGCGTACACCCTGGAAGCCGCCCCCGCCTTCTGGCTCGGACTGCTCGCCATCTGGTTCTTCGCCCTGAAGCTCGGCGCGCTGCCCGCCGGCGGACTCACCGACACCGCCGACGACACCGTCACGGCCGACCAGGTCGCCGGCCACCTCGTGCTGCCCGCCCTGGTCCTCGGCCTCTCGCAACTGCCCTGGTTCCTCCTGTACGTCAGACAGGGCGTCGGCGACGCCCTGGAGGAGGACCCCGTGCGCGGGGCACGCGCGCGTGGCCTGCGCGAGAGGACCGTGCTGCTCGGCCACGCCCTGCGCTCGGGAATGCTCCCCATGCTCACCCTCGTCGGCTCCCGCGTCCCCGAACTCATCACCGGGGCCCTGCTCGTGGAGACCGTGTTCAGCTGGCCCGGCATCGCCGCCGCGACCGTCCAGGCCGCCACCTCCGTGGACTTCCCGCTGCTCGCCGCGCTCACCGTGCTCGCCACCGCCGCCGTACTCCTCGGCAACCTCCTCTCCGACTTGCTGTACGGGCTGGCCGAGCCCCGGGTGGGCTTCGATGGCTGA
- a CDS encoding ABC transporter ATP-binding protein, whose product MRGGRQVAAVSDADLDLSAGECLALVGESGCGKSVLASALLGLLPGNAEATGTALLGGARGIDLLAADERTLARTVRGRRAGLVPQSPAAHLSPVRTVRAQLEETVRELTGVPRRERRAAAEAAAARAAFPAGHLDRHPHELSGGLAQRAATALALVGDAPLLLADEPTTGLDRDLVERTVDELRRHTDEGRALLLITHDLAAAERIADRVAVMYAGRIVETSAAQRFFGEPGPRHPYARGLLNALPDRAFTPIPGMPPELTALPPGCAFAPRCARATEACGALPEPLAGVACHHPEGPRA is encoded by the coding sequence ATGCGCGGCGGACGGCAGGTCGCCGCCGTGAGCGACGCCGATCTCGACCTGTCGGCGGGGGAGTGCCTCGCCCTCGTCGGGGAGAGCGGCTGCGGCAAGTCCGTCCTCGCCTCCGCGCTCCTCGGACTCCTGCCGGGCAACGCCGAGGCCACCGGCACGGCGCTGCTCGGGGGCGCCCGCGGCATCGACCTGCTCGCCGCCGACGAGCGGACCCTGGCCCGTACGGTACGGGGGCGGCGCGCCGGCCTCGTACCGCAGAGCCCGGCCGCCCACCTCAGCCCGGTCCGCACCGTCCGCGCCCAGCTGGAGGAGACGGTCCGCGAACTGACGGGCGTGCCCCGGCGGGAGCGGCGCGCGGCGGCCGAAGCGGCCGCCGCGCGGGCCGCGTTCCCCGCCGGCCACCTCGACCGCCATCCGCACGAACTCTCCGGCGGCCTCGCCCAGCGCGCGGCGACCGCCCTCGCCCTCGTCGGCGACGCCCCGCTCCTCCTCGCGGACGAACCGACCACGGGCCTCGACCGCGACCTGGTCGAGCGGACCGTCGACGAACTGCGCCGCCACACCGACGAGGGCCGGGCCCTGCTCCTGATCACCCACGACCTGGCCGCGGCGGAACGCATCGCCGACCGGGTGGCGGTGATGTACGCGGGCCGGATCGTCGAGACCAGCGCGGCCCAGCGCTTCTTCGGCGAGCCGGGTCCCCGCCACCCGTACGCCCGCGGCCTGTTGAACGCCCTACCCGACCGCGCGTTCACCCCCATCCCCGGCATGCCTCCCGAGCTGACCGCCCTGCCGCCCGGCTGCGCCTTCGCACCCCGCTGCGCACGGGCGACGGAGGCCTGCGGCGCGCTTCCCGAGCCGCTCGCCGGGGTCGCCTGCCACCACCCGGAGGGCCCGCGTGCTTGA
- a CDS encoding acyl-CoA dehydrogenase family protein — protein sequence MTDAAELRTRTQRLLAEHPPATTAREDFLRARFDAGLAWVHYPVGLGGLDAPRSLQAVVDTELTAAGAPDNDPRRIGIGLGMAAPTLLAYGSEEVKQRFLKPLWVGEEVWCQLFSEPGAGSDLAALGTRAVREGDTWVVNGQKVWTSSAHVARWAILIARTDPDLPKHRGITYFICDMTDPGVEVRPLRQITGEAEFNEVFLTDVRIPDAHRLGEIGDGWRVAQTTLMNERVSIGGARIPREGGMIGRVATTWRERPELRTHDLHRRLLDLWVDAEVARLTGERLRQQLVAGQPGPEGSAMKLGFARLNQAISGLEVELLGEEGLLYGDWTMRRPELVDFTGRDAGYRYLRSKGNSIEGGTTEVLLNIVAERVLGLPAEPRNDKDVAWKDLAR from the coding sequence ATGACGGACGCCGCCGAACTGCGCACCCGTACACAGCGGTTGCTCGCCGAGCACCCGCCCGCCACCACCGCGCGCGAGGACTTCCTCCGGGCCCGCTTCGACGCCGGGCTCGCCTGGGTCCACTACCCCGTCGGCCTCGGCGGACTCGACGCCCCGCGCTCCCTCCAAGCCGTCGTCGACACCGAACTGACGGCCGCCGGCGCCCCCGACAACGACCCGCGCCGGATCGGCATCGGCCTCGGCATGGCCGCGCCGACCCTGCTCGCGTACGGCTCCGAGGAGGTGAAGCAGCGCTTCCTCAAGCCGCTCTGGGTGGGCGAGGAGGTGTGGTGCCAGCTCTTCAGCGAGCCCGGGGCCGGCTCCGACCTCGCCGCACTCGGCACCCGCGCCGTACGCGAGGGCGACACGTGGGTGGTGAACGGCCAGAAGGTGTGGACCTCCAGCGCGCACGTCGCCCGCTGGGCCATCCTCATCGCCCGCACCGACCCCGATCTGCCCAAGCACCGCGGCATCACCTACTTCATCTGCGACATGACCGACCCGGGCGTCGAGGTACGGCCGCTGCGCCAGATCACCGGCGAGGCCGAGTTCAACGAGGTCTTCCTGACCGACGTCCGTATCCCCGACGCCCACCGGCTCGGCGAGATCGGCGACGGCTGGCGGGTCGCCCAGACCACCCTCATGAACGAGCGGGTCTCCATCGGCGGCGCCCGCATCCCCCGCGAGGGCGGCATGATCGGCCGGGTCGCGACCACCTGGCGCGAGCGCCCCGAGCTGCGCACCCACGACCTGCACAGGCGGCTGCTCGACCTGTGGGTGGATGCCGAGGTGGCCCGGCTCACGGGCGAGCGGCTGCGCCAGCAGCTCGTCGCCGGACAGCCCGGCCCCGAAGGCAGCGCCATGAAGCTGGGCTTCGCCCGCCTCAACCAGGCCATCAGCGGACTGGAGGTCGAACTCCTCGGTGAGGAAGGTCTGTTGTACGGGGACTGGACGATGCGCCGCCCCGAGCTCGTCGACTTCACCGGCCGCGACGCCGGGTACCGCTATCTGCGCTCCAAGGGCAACTCGATCGAGGGCGGTACGACCGAGGTCCTGCTCAACATCGTCGCCGAGCGCGTCCTCGGCCTGCCCGCCGAGCCCCGCAACGACAAGGACGTCGCCTGGAAGGACCTCGCGCGATGA
- a CDS encoding NADPH:quinone oxidoreductase family protein, translated as MQAWRVHENGEPGEVMQRDEVDTPTPGEGQLLLKVRAADINFPDALLCRGQYQVRPPLPFTPGVEICGETEDGRRVIATPTLPYGGLAEYAVADGAAVLPAPEALDDAEAAALHIGYQTGYFGLHRRAALKEGETLLVHAAAGGVGSAAVQLGKAAGATVIGVVGGAEKAAVARALGCDVVVDRRSEDVIAAVKEATGGRGADVIYDPVGGEAYAQSAKVVAFEGRIVIVGFASGAIPSPALNHALVKNYSIVGLHWGLYNLKDPAAILRCHETLTEYAAKGLIKPLVSERVPFAGAADAVQRVSEGVTTGRLVVLPEGARA; from the coding sequence ATGCAGGCATGGCGAGTGCACGAGAACGGCGAGCCGGGCGAGGTGATGCAGCGCGACGAGGTGGACACGCCCACGCCCGGTGAGGGGCAGCTCCTCCTCAAGGTGCGCGCCGCCGACATCAACTTCCCCGACGCCCTGCTCTGCCGGGGGCAGTACCAGGTGCGGCCCCCGCTGCCCTTCACCCCCGGCGTGGAGATCTGCGGCGAGACCGAGGACGGGCGCCGGGTCATCGCCACCCCCACCCTCCCGTACGGCGGTCTCGCCGAGTACGCGGTGGCGGACGGGGCGGCGGTGCTCCCCGCGCCCGAGGCCCTGGACGACGCCGAGGCCGCGGCGCTCCACATCGGCTACCAGACCGGATACTTCGGCCTGCACCGCCGAGCCGCCCTGAAGGAGGGCGAGACCCTGCTCGTCCACGCCGCCGCGGGCGGCGTCGGCTCCGCCGCCGTCCAGCTCGGCAAGGCGGCCGGCGCCACCGTCATCGGTGTCGTCGGCGGCGCGGAGAAGGCGGCGGTCGCCCGCGCGCTCGGCTGCGACGTCGTCGTCGACCGGCGCTCCGAGGACGTCATCGCCGCCGTCAAGGAGGCCACCGGCGGCCGTGGTGCCGACGTGATCTACGACCCCGTCGGGGGCGAGGCCTACGCCCAGTCCGCCAAGGTCGTGGCCTTCGAGGGCCGGATCGTGATCGTCGGCTTCGCGAGCGGGGCCATCCCCTCGCCCGCCCTCAACCACGCCCTCGTCAAGAACTACTCGATCGTCGGACTGCATTGGGGCCTCTACAACCTCAAGGACCCGGCCGCGATCCTGCGCTGCCACGAGACGCTCACCGAGTACGCCGCCAAGGGGCTCATCAAGCCGCTGGTCAGCGAGCGGGTGCCGTTCGCCGGCGCGGCGGACGCCGTGCAGCGCGTCTCCGAGGGCGTCACCACCGGCCGTCTCGTCGTCCTCCCGGAAGGAGCCCGCGCATGA
- a CDS encoding ABC transporter permease, producing MAELRLRVSAVIVGAVVLAVLLVPPLVPLDEQAVDLSLKLLPPSWDHPFGTDDVGRDLLLRCVYGLRISLLVGLVAALVATVIGTAVGAAAASLGGWTDRLVMRIVDAIASVPHLLLGIFIVAMFRPGVWPVIVSVALTHWLSTARIVRSEVLSLRSRPFVDAAISGGASRWRVTVRHLLPAVLPQAGLAAVLMVPHAVWHESALSFLGLGLPGHQASLGNLVQSARSSLLAGHWWPTLFPGLLLIVPPLAIAGLAGVWRDRLNPRRRSELML from the coding sequence ATGGCTGAGCTCCGCCTCCGGGTCTCCGCGGTGATCGTCGGCGCGGTCGTCCTCGCCGTCCTGCTCGTACCCCCGCTCGTCCCGCTCGACGAACAGGCCGTCGACCTGTCGCTGAAACTCCTCCCGCCGTCCTGGGACCACCCCTTCGGGACCGACGACGTCGGCCGCGACCTGCTCCTGCGCTGCGTGTACGGGCTGCGGATCTCACTCCTCGTCGGTCTGGTCGCGGCGCTCGTCGCCACCGTCATCGGCACCGCCGTGGGCGCCGCGGCCGCCTCCCTGGGCGGCTGGACCGACCGGCTCGTGATGCGGATCGTCGACGCCATCGCCTCCGTACCGCACCTGCTGCTCGGCATCTTCATCGTGGCCATGTTCCGGCCCGGGGTATGGCCGGTCATCGTGTCCGTCGCGCTCACCCACTGGCTCTCCACCGCCCGGATCGTCCGCTCCGAGGTGCTCTCGCTGCGCTCACGCCCCTTCGTCGACGCCGCGATCTCCGGCGGCGCCTCGCGGTGGCGGGTGACCGTACGCCATCTGCTGCCCGCCGTCCTGCCGCAGGCCGGACTCGCCGCCGTCCTGATGGTGCCGCACGCCGTGTGGCACGAGTCCGCGCTCTCCTTCCTCGGCCTCGGCCTGCCCGGCCATCAGGCCAGTCTCGGCAACCTCGTCCAGTCCGCGCGCTCCTCGCTGCTCGCCGGCCACTGGTGGCCGACCCTCTTCCCCGGCCTGCTCCTCATCGTGCCCCCGCTGGCGATCGCCGGTCTCGCCGGCGTCTGGCGCGACCGGCTCAACCCGCGCCGCCGATCGGAGCTGATGCTGTGA
- a CDS encoding ABC transporter substrate-binding protein, whose protein sequence is MTARSIRGAAAATLAGALALTAAACSNPGGTAAGAGERKDSAVVGIAYEPETLSPLLGYGKDGNSKIFDGLLAFDAGMKLRPALAVELPRVSPDGLTYTYRLRKGVTFSDGHPFTAKDVVFTYQTVLDPKTNNPSRTELDALKSVEAVGDDTVVFRLKYPYAPFAERTVLAIAPQHIAAKQDVNSGPFTSKPIGTGPYVLTSWSKGEKLSFEANPRYWDGAPQVKKLTMAIIKDDDVRATRLRAGDLDGAILPPDLAAGFAKDTARKTYAAKTYDYRTVTLPTHHPVTGDIAVRRALDVAVDRQAMVDKLLEGAGKPAYGPVPTDSEWFAKGTERRHDLDAAQQILDEAGWKPGPDGVRVRNGVRAAFPLWYLSGDKLRQDHALAYASDAKKAGIEITTQSGTWEIIEPRMKTDAVLAGGGTPGDPDFDQYLLLKSTLGGDGFNNMAWYDNKTVDKALEDGRRTDDTVRRRAAYDIVQRELVKNPGYTFLTHIDHLYVVNDRWEGLSTQTEPHDHGLASGPWWNVETWKPKR, encoded by the coding sequence ATGACCGCCCGATCCATACGCGGCGCGGCCGCCGCGACGCTGGCCGGGGCCCTGGCCCTCACCGCGGCGGCCTGCTCGAACCCGGGCGGGACCGCCGCGGGCGCCGGCGAACGCAAGGATTCCGCGGTCGTCGGCATCGCCTACGAGCCCGAGACCCTCAGCCCCCTCCTCGGCTACGGCAAGGACGGCAACTCCAAGATCTTCGACGGACTGCTCGCCTTCGACGCCGGCATGAAGCTGCGCCCCGCCCTCGCCGTCGAGCTGCCGCGCGTGAGCCCCGACGGGCTGACCTACACGTACAGGCTCCGCAAGGGCGTGACGTTCAGCGACGGACATCCCTTCACGGCCAAGGACGTCGTCTTCACGTACCAGACGGTGCTCGACCCGAAGACCAACAACCCTTCCCGCACCGAACTCGACGCCCTCAAGAGCGTCGAGGCGGTCGGCGACGACACCGTCGTCTTCCGCCTCAAGTACCCCTACGCGCCCTTCGCCGAGCGCACCGTCCTCGCCATCGCCCCCCAACACATCGCGGCGAAGCAGGACGTCAACAGTGGCCCCTTCACCAGCAAGCCCATCGGCACCGGCCCGTACGTCCTCACCTCCTGGTCCAAGGGCGAGAAGCTCAGCTTCGAGGCCAACCCCCGCTACTGGGACGGGGCCCCGCAGGTGAAGAAGCTCACCATGGCGATCATCAAGGACGACGACGTCCGCGCCACCCGGCTGCGCGCCGGCGACCTCGACGGCGCGATCCTGCCGCCCGACCTCGCCGCCGGTTTCGCGAAGGACACCGCGAGGAAGACGTACGCGGCGAAGACGTACGACTACCGGACCGTCACCCTCCCCACCCACCACCCGGTCACCGGGGACATCGCCGTCCGCCGCGCGCTCGACGTCGCCGTCGACCGGCAGGCCATGGTCGACAAGCTCCTCGAAGGCGCCGGAAAGCCCGCCTACGGCCCCGTCCCCACCGACAGCGAGTGGTTCGCCAAGGGCACCGAGCGCCGCCACGACCTCGACGCCGCCCAGCAGATCCTCGACGAGGCCGGCTGGAAGCCCGGTCCCGACGGTGTCCGGGTGAGGAACGGCGTACGCGCCGCGTTCCCGCTCTGGTACCTCTCCGGCGACAAGCTCCGCCAGGACCACGCCCTCGCCTACGCCTCCGACGCCAAGAAGGCCGGCATCGAGATCACGACCCAGAGCGGCACCTGGGAGATCATCGAGCCCCGGATGAAGACCGACGCCGTCCTCGCCGGTGGCGGAACGCCCGGCGACCCCGACTTCGACCAGTACCTCCTCCTGAAGTCCACCCTCGGCGGCGACGGCTTCAACAACATGGCCTGGTACGACAACAAGACCGTCGACAAGGCCCTGGAGGACGGCCGCCGGACCGACGACACCGTCAGGCGCCGGGCCGCCTACGACATCGTCCAGCGCGAGCTGGTGAAGAACCCCGGCTACACCTTCCTCACCCACATCGACCACCTGTACGTGGTGAACGACCGCTGGGAAGGCCTGTCCACCCAGACCGAGCCGCACGACCACGGCCTGGCCTCCGGCCCCTGGTGGAACGTCGAGACCTGGAAGCCCAAGCGGTGA
- a CDS encoding ABC transporter ATP-binding protein: MLDLDAVTAGYDRRAPVFSGASLTVAPGESVGLLGPSGCGKSTLARVAALLHRPDAGRVTIDGEEVRGWRHRAPRTLRTTVGVVFQQPRMSADPRLRLRDLIAEPLRATGRRTEVPERLAALAPTVGLTDDLLARRPHEVSDGQLQRACLARALVLRPRWLVCDEMTAMLDASTTAALVAAVERHRAETGAGLLAVGHDRVLLERWCDRTVDWSDCVAQAGS; the protein is encoded by the coding sequence GTGCTTGACCTTGACGCCGTCACCGCCGGCTACGACCGCCGAGCCCCCGTCTTCAGCGGCGCCTCGCTCACGGTCGCGCCCGGCGAATCGGTCGGCCTCCTCGGGCCCAGCGGCTGCGGCAAGTCCACGCTCGCCCGGGTCGCCGCCCTGCTCCACCGGCCCGACGCGGGGCGCGTCACGATCGACGGGGAGGAGGTACGGGGCTGGCGCCACCGCGCGCCGCGCACGCTGCGGACCACCGTCGGCGTGGTGTTCCAGCAGCCCCGGATGTCGGCCGACCCGAGGCTGCGCCTGCGCGATCTGATCGCCGAACCGCTGCGCGCCACCGGCCGCCGCACGGAGGTCCCCGAACGGCTCGCCGCCCTCGCCCCGACCGTCGGACTCACCGACGACCTGCTCGCGCGCCGCCCCCACGAGGTCAGCGACGGCCAGCTCCAACGCGCCTGCCTGGCACGGGCCTTGGTGCTGCGCCCCCGCTGGCTGGTCTGCGACGAGATGACGGCCATGCTCGACGCCTCGACCACCGCCGCGCTGGTCGCTGCCGTGGAGCGCCACCGCGCGGAGACGGGGGCGGGCCTGCTCGCCGTCGGCCACGACCGCGTGCTCCTGGAGCGCTGGTGCGACCGCACGGTCGACTGGTCGGACTGCGTGGCCCAGGCCGGCTCCTAG
- a CDS encoding VOC family protein, translating into MLGTDFSKGSPNWLDLGSPDTAAAAAFYTAVFGWDFRSAGPDAGGFGFFTLDGKRVAGLGPLTEEGASSAWMVYFQTPDADATAKATEQNGGTVRAEPFDAMDAGRLAQLTDPAGAEFAVWQPGSMKGVEKASENNALVWAELHVPDPQAALDFYGKLFGWRSQEMEAPGMTYRVLSTAEGDQEDASFGGIAELQEGGDHARWIPYFAVADADDLVARAQGNGGSVLMPAADIPDVGRIAWLTDPFGAPFAVLKPAPQE; encoded by the coding sequence ATGCTCGGTACGGACTTCTCCAAGGGCTCCCCCAACTGGCTCGACCTGGGCAGCCCCGACACGGCGGCGGCCGCCGCGTTCTACACCGCCGTCTTCGGCTGGGACTTCCGGTCGGCGGGCCCTGACGCGGGCGGCTTCGGCTTTTTCACGCTGGACGGCAAGAGGGTCGCCGGCCTCGGACCGCTGACCGAGGAGGGGGCGAGCTCCGCCTGGATGGTGTACTTCCAGACCCCCGACGCCGATGCGACGGCGAAGGCCACCGAGCAGAACGGCGGGACGGTCCGCGCCGAGCCCTTCGACGCCATGGACGCCGGGCGGCTGGCCCAGCTCACCGACCCGGCGGGCGCCGAGTTCGCCGTATGGCAGCCCGGCTCGATGAAGGGCGTGGAGAAGGCCTCCGAGAACAACGCCCTCGTCTGGGCCGAGCTGCATGTCCCCGACCCGCAGGCCGCCCTCGACTTCTACGGGAAGCTGTTCGGCTGGCGCTCGCAGGAGATGGAGGCGCCGGGCATGACCTACCGGGTGCTGTCCACCGCCGAGGGCGACCAGGAGGACGCCTCCTTCGGCGGGATCGCCGAGCTCCAGGAAGGTGGGGACCACGCGCGCTGGATTCCGTACTTCGCCGTCGCGGACGCGGACGACCTCGTGGCCAGGGCGCAGGGGAACGGCGGTTCGGTGCTCATGCCGGCGGCGGACATCCCCGACGTGGGCCGGATCGCCTGGCTCACGGACCCCTTCGGGGCCCCGTTCGCCGTGCTCAAGCCCGCCCCGCAGGAGTAG